A stretch of the Sulfurimonas sp. HSL-1656 genome encodes the following:
- a CDS encoding terminase small subunit: MAKLTEKQKRFCEEYMIDMNATQAAIRAGYKEKTAGSQAHDILKKPEIQAYLSELIEKQQERTQITADMVLDELGKIAFSKLTDFYDGEGRLIHPENLPENASAAVATFKTRRESVGKNADGNDEFDTIDEYRRHDKVKALELIGRHFKMFTDKVEHSMDEELAQWLKK, encoded by the coding sequence ATGGCAAAACTCACGGAAAAGCAAAAACGGTTCTGCGAAGAATACATGATCGACATGAACGCAACGCAGGCGGCTATCCGTGCAGGGTACAAAGAGAAGACAGCCGGGTCACAGGCGCATGATATCCTGAAAAAACCTGAAATACAGGCGTACCTTTCAGAGTTGATCGAAAAGCAGCAGGAGCGCACGCAGATAACAGCAGACATGGTATTAGATGAGCTTGGCAAGATCGCATTTTCAAAGCTGACGGATTTTTACGATGGAGAAGGTCGTCTTATTCATCCTGAGAATCTACCAGAGAATGCTTCTGCAGCAGTTGCAACGTTCAAGACAAGAAGGGAGAGCGTAGGGAAAAACGCTGATGGAAATGACGAGTTCGACACCATCGACGAGTACCGTAGACACGACAAGGTGAAGGCGCTTGAACTGATTGGACGGCACTTTAAAATGTTTACCGACAAAGTTGAGCACAGCATGGACGAGGAGCTGGCACAATGGCTGAAGAAGTAA
- a CDS encoding DUF2829 domain-containing protein, whose amino-acid sequence MEDIGTFGWAIARMKDGAKVARRGWNGNGMFVFLVPGSHFKVNRAPLLGIYEEGHPIDYQPHIDMKTAEDTVVPWLASQTDMLAEDWEEVEA is encoded by the coding sequence ATGGAAGATATTGGAACATTTGGATGGGCTATTGCTCGCATGAAAGACGGTGCGAAGGTGGCCCGCCGAGGTTGGAATGGCAATGGTATGTTTGTCTTTTTAGTCCCAGGCAGCCATTTCAAAGTAAACCGCGCACCGTTGCTCGGGATTTATGAAGAGGGGCACCCAATCGACTATCAGCCGCACATCGACATGAAAACTGCAGAAGATACTGTTGTCCCATGGCTTGCAAGCCAGACAGATATGCTTGCTGAAGACTGGGAAGAAGTCGAGGCTTAA
- a CDS encoding DUF1064 domain-containing protein: protein MSKYRAIKDTRIINGETVTFDSRAEARRFDELHTLAKAGKIKDLTLQPRYLLVDTLRVVGHRTMPKRHYVADFRYVDGNGRTIVEDVKGMVTPVYSLKKQLFLSIYGTEIIFKEIK from the coding sequence ATGAGCAAATATCGCGCTATCAAAGATACCCGCATCATCAACGGCGAAACCGTCACCTTCGACAGCCGCGCCGAGGCACGCCGCTTCGACGAGCTGCACACGCTTGCAAAGGCCGGGAAGATCAAAGACCTCACCCTTCAGCCAAGATACCTCTTGGTAGACACTTTGCGCGTTGTAGGCCACCGAACGATGCCGAAACGCCACTATGTTGCCGACTTCCGCTACGTCGACGGGAATGGCCGCACCATCGTCGAGGATGTGAAGGGCATGGTCACGCCGGTCTACTCGCTGAAAAAGCAACTCTTCCTCAGCATCTACGGTACTGAAATCATCTTCAAGGAAATCAAATGA
- a CDS encoding HNH endonuclease — MNAPYTKAYQTKHARIKPKPARDRDYLNWFAQQPHRCLVCGTPDGIEGHHVKRDSSDQKDDHKMIPLCQEHHTGPMLSPHGTPRRWREEYSMEFQEQIAAEIYAEYCGEVM, encoded by the coding sequence ATGAACGCACCATACACCAAAGCCTACCAGACAAAGCATGCTCGCATCAAGCCAAAGCCAGCCCGCGACCGTGACTACCTCAACTGGTTCGCTCAGCAGCCGCACCGGTGCCTTGTCTGCGGAACACCTGACGGCATCGAAGGACACCATGTGAAACGTGATTCAAGTGACCAGAAAGACGACCACAAGATGATCCCTCTCTGCCAAGAGCACCACACCGGCCCGATGCTGTCTCCGCACGGCACGCCGCGCCGCTGGCGGGAAGAGTACAGCATGGAGTTCCAGGAGCAGATCGCCGCGGAGATCTATGCAGAGTATTGCGGGGAGGTGATGTAA
- a CDS encoding DUF6475 domain-containing protein, with protein sequence MIDFKKFVERYTVLAEEFGETMSDARMKLHYEILSRSMSDDEFDGAVMSVLANRKFHKMPHPAELLEYVRPDIDAIASLALQDLERAFKTKGRVASVAFEDVVINSVVNAMGGWVYLCNLEAREWEFKRREFPQLYKTHSRRDTHIDHLPGTAEADPNSDPSRYLPTVEVVEAGYKIPKVRSVPALNKPKRDVAGMIAPLAEAVRA encoded by the coding sequence ATGATCGATTTCAAGAAGTTCGTCGAGCGCTACACCGTTCTTGCCGAAGAGTTCGGTGAAACAATGAGCGATGCCCGCATGAAACTGCATTACGAAATCCTCAGCAGATCGATGAGTGATGACGAGTTTGACGGTGCTGTCATGAGCGTTCTTGCAAACCGGAAGTTCCACAAGATGCCGCACCCTGCCGAGCTGCTCGAGTACGTTCGCCCTGACATCGACGCCATCGCATCACTCGCGCTTCAAGACCTCGAGCGTGCTTTCAAAACGAAAGGGCGTGTCGCATCCGTTGCATTCGAGGATGTCGTCATCAACAGCGTCGTCAATGCCATGGGAGGGTGGGTGTATCTGTGCAACCTTGAGGCAAGAGAGTGGGAGTTCAAGCGTCGTGAGTTCCCGCAGCTTTACAAGACACACTCGAGACGTGATACGCATATCGATCACCTTCCTGGTACTGCAGAGGCAGACCCTAACTCTGACCCATCACGCTATCTGCCGACCGTTGAGGTCGTAGAGGCGGGTTATAAGATCCCAAAAGTGAGATCAGTACCAGCGCTGAACAAGCCAAAGCGTGATGTCGCTGGAATGATTGCCCCTTTGGCAGAGGCGGTAAGAGCATGA
- a CDS encoding DNA cytosine methyltransferase yields MAAYYNEFDPEKAEWLQNLMNAGAIAPGAIDTRSITDVKASDLMGYSQHHFFAGIGVWSSALRRAGWPDDRYACTFSCPCPPFSTAGSGQTCPNCGGGSHLCHPKRTGYFICLDCGHCHFADERHLYPEVSRIVGELEPAVCFGEQVASIDGRTWLAAVRADMENMGYALGGADLCSAGVGAPNIRQRLYFVAERVGYADSQGLRGSAYHSGESGCQVRTPSRETAERGSDTGRLADGDSRRRGPTRRRLDRREECDAEPCGGKDGLGDTDASSKKRSEAFGTGRTPTAGRSSDNGLPRPPEIGWDAADWLYCTDGKWRPVEPGTFPLASGPSGDLGRVYTRWRRIGIKGYGDAINYDVAATFIEASMPMLQREG; encoded by the coding sequence ATGGCCGCCTACTACAACGAATTCGACCCCGAAAAAGCCGAATGGCTTCAAAACCTCATGAACGCCGGGGCCATCGCCCCGGGAGCAATAGATACAAGGAGCATTACCGATGTCAAAGCATCTGACCTTATGGGATATAGCCAGCACCACTTCTTCGCCGGCATCGGAGTGTGGAGCTCCGCACTGCGACGTGCCGGATGGCCCGACGACAGATACGCCTGCACCTTCTCATGCCCCTGCCCTCCATTCTCCACGGCGGGCTCCGGGCAGACATGCCCGAACTGTGGCGGCGGATCTCATCTCTGCCATCCTAAACGAACCGGATATTTCATCTGCCTCGATTGCGGCCATTGTCACTTCGCCGACGAGCGGCACCTCTACCCGGAAGTATCGCGCATCGTCGGAGAGCTTGAGCCTGCAGTCTGCTTTGGAGAACAGGTTGCAAGCATCGACGGCCGGACGTGGCTCGCCGCTGTACGCGCTGACATGGAAAACATGGGGTATGCCCTTGGGGGGGCCGATCTGTGCTCTGCGGGCGTCGGCGCTCCGAACATCAGACAGCGGCTCTACTTTGTCGCTGAGCGGGTGGGCTACGCCGATAGCCAGGGACTACGCGGGAGCGCTTACCACTCCGGAGAAAGTGGCTGCCAGGTTCGCACACCCTCGCGGGAAACCGCTGAGAGAGGAAGCGACACTGGCCGGCTGGCCGACGGCGACAGCCGGAGACGCGGACCGACGCGGCGACGTCTCGATCGACGCGAAGAATGTGACGCTGAACCATGCGGCGGCAAGGACGGGCTGGGCGACACCGACGCGTCGTCGAAGAAGAGGTCGGAAGCGTTCGGTACGGGCCGGACACCCACAGCCGGACGAAGTTCTGACAATGGACTGCCCCGCCCGCCTGAAATCGGATGGGACGCTGCTGACTGGCTCTACTGCACAGATGGAAAGTGGCGGCCAGTTGAACCCGGCACATTCCCGCTGGCTTCAGGGCCTTCCGGAGATCTGGGACGCGTGTATACCAGGTGGCGCCGCATTGGGATTAAAGGCTACGGCGACGCCATCAACTACGACGTCGCGGCCACGTTCATCGAAGCATCAATGCCGATGCTTCAGCGAGAAGGATGA
- a CDS encoding DNA methyltransferase, which yields MQLEVVRIVLKKIGGGRGLIVAPLGVRQEFFNDAKVLATGEHPFITDRQREELKAWLQIDGNTAPKIKFIRSVDEANGDGIYITNYETVRDGKLDPRDFDAASLDEASVLRGFGGTKTFREFMAIFAGDRKTMSARVRGKEVQYRFVATATPSPNDYIELLAYAAFLGIMDVSQAKTRFFKRNSEKADELTLLPHKEKEFWMWVSSWGLFIEKPSDLGLSDEGYELPAMTVNWSEVPNDYSEFEAEKDGQGLLFKNAAAGLSQAAREKRDSIGRRIDRMMEIFDSYEEEDQVIVWCTLNDEQKAVEEALRAAGITFSSLAGNQTIEKRDELLQQWLSGETRVFLTKPMMYGSGANLQQCNKEIFLGIDYKFNDWIQGVHRVYRFLQARSVRIDSIYTEAESEIRKVLEEKWEKHRTTGLNMTKIIKEFGLSSAAMANALKRSMGVERIEVSGNHYTAVNNDCVQETKGMDENSLDLIVTSVPFSTQYEYSPNYADFGHTDTNEHFFEQMDYLTPELLRTLKPGRIAAIHVKDRIVPGGLTGLGFQTVYPFHVKCIEHYTSHGFAYMGMITVVTDVVRENNQTYRLGWSEVCKDGTKISAGLPEYILLFRKPQTNSERSYADEPVTHSKEDYTRARWQTDAHGYWRSSGDRHLLPEELEAMEPAQVFRAFRDYHLEEIYDYDHHVKIGEHLDAKGKLPVTFMLLQPPSWMDDVWTDVARMRTLNMVQSVKGKEQHLCPLQFDIVDRLIERFSNEGETVYDPFGGIMTVPYRAIKKGRKGYACELNPAYFTDGVHYLQAAEKEANMPTLFDFMEEKCGA from the coding sequence ATGCAACTCGAGGTCGTCCGGATCGTGCTCAAGAAGATCGGCGGCGGCCGGGGGCTCATCGTCGCCCCGCTGGGGGTACGGCAAGAGTTTTTCAATGATGCGAAGGTCCTGGCGACGGGCGAGCACCCTTTCATCACCGATCGACAGCGCGAAGAGTTGAAAGCATGGCTGCAGATCGATGGAAACACGGCACCGAAAATCAAGTTTATCAGAAGCGTCGACGAGGCCAACGGCGATGGTATCTACATCACCAACTACGAGACGGTCCGAGACGGAAAACTTGACCCGCGTGATTTTGATGCAGCCAGTCTTGATGAGGCGTCTGTCCTCCGCGGCTTCGGCGGGACCAAGACCTTCCGGGAATTCATGGCGATCTTTGCTGGCGACCGGAAGACTATGAGTGCCCGGGTGAGAGGAAAGGAAGTGCAGTACCGTTTTGTCGCCACGGCCACGCCGTCACCGAACGACTACATCGAGCTGCTCGCCTATGCTGCTTTCCTCGGCATCATGGATGTATCGCAGGCCAAAACGCGCTTCTTCAAGCGCAACAGCGAGAAGGCCGATGAACTGACGCTGCTGCCGCACAAAGAAAAAGAGTTCTGGATGTGGGTTTCGTCATGGGGCCTCTTCATCGAGAAGCCATCCGACCTCGGCCTTTCCGACGAGGGATACGAGCTCCCCGCGATGACGGTCAACTGGTCAGAAGTGCCGAACGACTATTCCGAATTTGAAGCGGAGAAGGATGGGCAGGGCCTGCTCTTCAAAAATGCTGCCGCCGGACTGTCGCAGGCCGCCCGGGAGAAACGGGACAGCATCGGGCGCCGCATCGACCGTATGATGGAAATTTTCGACAGCTACGAGGAGGAAGACCAGGTTATCGTCTGGTGTACGCTCAACGATGAGCAGAAGGCTGTCGAAGAGGCGCTCCGCGCTGCAGGCATCACGTTCTCATCCCTTGCAGGAAATCAGACAATCGAAAAGCGCGACGAGCTCCTGCAGCAATGGCTCAGCGGAGAGACGCGCGTTTTTCTCACAAAGCCGATGATGTACGGCTCCGGGGCAAACCTCCAGCAGTGCAATAAAGAAATCTTCCTCGGCATCGACTACAAATTTAACGACTGGATTCAGGGCGTCCACCGGGTCTACCGTTTCCTCCAGGCGCGGTCGGTCCGCATTGACAGCATTTACACCGAGGCCGAGTCCGAGATCCGGAAGGTACTCGAAGAGAAATGGGAAAAACACAGAACGACAGGACTGAATATGACGAAGATTATCAAAGAGTTCGGCCTTTCATCGGCCGCAATGGCGAACGCGCTCAAACGATCCATGGGTGTCGAGCGCATTGAGGTGTCTGGAAATCACTATACCGCGGTGAACAACGACTGTGTGCAGGAGACGAAGGGGATGGACGAAAACAGCCTGGACCTTATCGTCACGTCGGTACCGTTCTCGACGCAATACGAATACAGCCCCAACTATGCCGACTTCGGGCATACGGATACCAATGAGCACTTTTTCGAGCAGATGGACTACCTGACCCCGGAACTGCTGCGCACATTGAAGCCAGGGCGCATCGCTGCGATCCATGTCAAGGACCGCATCGTCCCTGGGGGGCTCACGGGCCTCGGGTTTCAGACGGTCTACCCGTTCCACGTCAAATGCATCGAGCACTACACTAGCCATGGCTTCGCTTACATGGGGATGATCACCGTCGTCACCGACGTGGTCCGCGAGAATAACCAGACCTATCGCCTCGGGTGGTCAGAGGTGTGCAAGGACGGCACGAAGATCAGCGCGGGGCTCCCGGAGTACATCCTGCTCTTCCGCAAGCCTCAGACCAATAGCGAGCGCTCCTATGCCGACGAACCGGTCACGCACTCAAAGGAGGATTATACACGGGCCCGCTGGCAGACCGACGCGCATGGATATTGGCGATCGAGCGGCGACCGTCACCTCCTGCCGGAAGAGCTTGAGGCGATGGAACCTGCGCAGGTATTCCGCGCGTTCCGCGACTACCACCTCGAAGAGATATACGACTACGACCACCATGTCAAGATCGGGGAGCACCTGGACGCGAAAGGAAAGCTCCCGGTCACGTTCATGCTCCTGCAGCCTCCGAGCTGGATGGATGACGTATGGACCGACGTGGCCAGGATGCGCACGCTGAATATGGTCCAGAGTGTCAAGGGAAAGGAGCAGCACCTTTGCCCGCTGCAGTTCGATATCGTCGACCGGCTGATCGAGCGGTTTTCGAACGAGGGAGAGACGGTTTACGATCCATTCGGCGGGATTATGACGGTGCCGTACCGTGCAATCAAGAAAGGGCGTAAAGGGTATGCGTGCGAGCTGAACCCCGCATACTTCACCGATGGGGTGCACTACCTGCAGGCTGCAGAGAAAGAGGCAAATATGCCGACGCTGTTTGACTTTATGGAAGAGAAGTGCGGTGCATAG
- a CDS encoding S24 family peptidase, translating to MTPEKKVAALLDDYGRGGKTKLAKFLDVPPVYITRWVGEQYVDYSIPKEYIANIEKFFNKPPGFLLSSEHMSEVSLIPVVGTADCGGGDVNHLQDRSRVCYYNGEYYSDKLYCVIASGDSMSTFIDNGDEVICDPTVVPESGDIVHYRIGNESAIKVFVFDQEANMVQFVPINSSDTFKTKTIRLDTEGDIFDELFMAKVVAVNKLCFSNRSAILKMIGR from the coding sequence ATGACCCCGGAAAAGAAGGTAGCTGCACTCCTGGATGACTATGGCCGTGGCGGGAAAACAAAACTGGCCAAATTCCTGGATGTACCGCCTGTGTACATTACCAGATGGGTCGGTGAGCAGTATGTTGATTACTCGATCCCGAAAGAGTACATCGCAAATATAGAGAAATTCTTTAATAAACCGCCAGGGTTCCTACTCTCATCAGAGCACATGAGCGAAGTAAGCCTTATCCCTGTTGTTGGAACGGCAGACTGCGGCGGAGGCGATGTAAACCATTTGCAGGATCGGAGCCGGGTCTGCTATTACAATGGAGAATACTACTCCGATAAGCTGTATTGTGTCATTGCCAGTGGCGACAGCATGTCCACATTTATCGACAACGGGGACGAAGTGATTTGCGATCCAACGGTTGTGCCAGAGTCTGGTGATATTGTGCACTATCGTATCGGGAACGAAAGTGCGATCAAGGTATTCGTTTTCGACCAGGAAGCCAACATGGTGCAGTTTGTGCCGATCAATAGCAGTGACACCTTCAAAACAAAGACGATTAGGCTGGACACCGAGGGCGACATATTTGATGAGCTGTTCATGGCTAAGGTCGTTGCTGTCAACAAACTATGTTTTTCCAATAGATCCGCAATTCTCAAGATGATAGGAAGATGA